A segment of the Rhizobium bangladeshense genome:
GGCCAAAGAGATGGCCGACGCCGCGGCGGCCTCCGGCAAGGTCACGATGGTAAACCTTACCTATCGTAATGTGGCGCCGCTGCAGGCAGCGCGAAGAATGGTACTGGACGGGCGTCTCGGCGCGATCCGCCACTTCGAAGCGTCCTATCTCCAAAGTTGGTTGGTGTCCAAGGCCTGGGGCGACTGGACCAAAGAGTCGCAATGGCTTTGGCGGCTGTCGACAAAGCATGGCTCCAATGGCGTGCTGGGCGATGTCGGTATTCACATTCTCGACTTCGCGGTCTTTGCGGCAGGAAGCGACGTCAAGGCGGCGGCATCGCATCTTAAGGTTTTCGACAAGAGCCCGGGGAATCGGATCGGGGAATATGACCTCGACGCAAATGACAGCTTCCTGATGATGGCCGAACTCGAAAATGGTGCGGCTGGCGTCATCCATGCAACGCGCTGGGCGACCGGCCATCTGAACGAACTGCGCCTGCGCTTGCATGGCGACAAGGGCGCACTGGAGGTGGTGCATACGCCTGAAGGTTCGACACTCAGGGTCTGTGAAGGCGCCGATGCCGACAAGGCGATCTGGCGCAAGATCGAGGTTGAGCCGGTCATCACCAATTTTGAGCGGTTTGCAAACGCCGTGCAAAAAGGGGAGCCGGATGAGCCGGGTTTCGGCCATGCCGCCAAGCTGCAATTTGTTCTTGATCACGCAGTCAAGACGGCGGGCGCCCTGACTGAGCTTTAGCCCGGTTATTGTTAGGGCGGCCGGCTCGTCAGATATGCCGGTTCAGCTCGTCCTCGCTGATGCCGAAATGCTCGAGGATGATGCCGACGTTCCGGCGGTGAGACTTGAAATAGACGTCGAACAGATCGCCGACCAGCGGAACCGTGCCGCAGGCGGCGTCGACGCCGAGATTGACCGCCATGCGGGCGAGCTTATGGGCGGGAAGGCCGAGACGCCTCGCTTCGTCGATGATGAAAAGGCCGATAAGGGAACCGGCAACGTCGCCGACGGCCGGGATGAGGCCGAGAACCGAGTCTGCGCCGATTCTTACGCCGAAAGGCAACCTGACCGCGGTATCCATAAGCCGAGCGACGGCGGCAGCGCGGCGAATTCTGACGAGTTCAGCAGAGGTGGGGTATCTCGTTGTATTGGAAACTGGCATCAGCGGCCTTGCTGCGCGACGGATCGCTGCGCCTCATTCATGACTGCAGGAAAGGCTCCCATCATCCGGCGCAACGAGGGCCTGAGACAATCGAAACGGTCTTTCATGGCCGTGAAACGCCGCAAGCCGAATAAGGTTCGCTGGCGGCGCGAGGGAAATCATCCCTCGTCGGGTACAACGACCAGTTTGCCTACGAAATTCTTCGCCATGAATTCGGTCTGTGCCCGGTGGAAATCCGACAGCGGATAAACGCCGCCGACGAGAGGTCGGATTTTGCGGCTCTCGATATAGCCGATGAGCCGGCGGAAATCGGCGCGGCTCCCCTGGCTCGATCCGTGCAGCTCGAGCTGCTTCAGATACATGGTCCGCAGATCCAGCTGGACGACGGGGCCGGCGATGGCCCCGGCCGTGGTATAGCGGCCTTCCGGACGCAGAACCTTCAGAAGATCGTTGAACAGCGGTCCGCCGACCAGATCGGCGACGACGTCGATCGGCTGGCCACGACCTGCGGAATGGACGGCTTCGACAAGATCGCCCTTGCCCCGGGTCACAACCGCTTCCGCGCCTACATCGATCATTGCCGCCTCCTTGCCGGGACCTGCGACCGCGATCGGGATGGCGCCGCGAGCGCGGGCGAGCTGGATGATCGCTGAACCGACGCCGCCCGAGGCGCCGGTGACGAGAACGCGCTCGCCGGCGACAAGCCTTGCCCGCTCCAGCATCCGTTCGCCTGTGAGATAGGCGCAGCAGAAGGTGGCGAGCTCGACCTCGCTCAGATCGGTCGCCACGACATGGGCATTCTCGGCCGGAAGAGCCATATATTCGGCGTAGCCCCCATCCCGCCCGTGGCCCATGTAATCGATGTCGGCAAGACTGTCGTCGTCGCGATTATAGATCGAGAAGTCGACCATGACGCGTTCGCCGATGCGTCCGGGCTCAACGCCCGCGCCGACGCCGACGATATGGCCGACGGTATCGGTGCCCTGGATGCGAGGGAATGTCAGCGTATTGCCTTGCCTGCGCCAGGTGGAGACAGCGGAAGGGTCGTCCTCTGTACCGTAGGCTCCTTCGCGCACCCAGACATCGGTATTGTTCATGCCGCAGGCCGTGACACGGATCAGCACCTCGCCCTGCGCTGGCTTCGGGACCGGGACGTCCCTGTCGTAGACGAGCTTTTCCAAGCCGCCATGGCCGGTGAGCAATACCGCCGCCATCTTTTCCGGGATCGTCATGCGGCTCTTCTCCTCAGATGGTTTTGAAAACACTTTTAATGGCGTCCGCTGCCGCCTTGACGACGACGTCTGCTTCTTCGCGGGTGAGGCAGAGCGGTGGAGCGAAGCCGAGAATATCGCCCTGCGGCATGGCGCGGCCGATGACGCCGCGGTCGAGAAGGGCGGAAGCGACCTGCGGACCGATTTTGCGGCCGGCATCGAAGAATTTTCGGTCGTCCCTGTCCTCGACGAATTCGATTGCCGCCATCAGCCCATCACCGCGGACTTCGCCGACGTTGCGATGGCTGCCAACCGCCTCTTGCAGTTGCGACCGGAAATAACTGCCGGTCTTGCCGGCATTTTCGACGATGCCGAGTTCGTCGATCAGTTCCAGATTGGCGATGCCCGCGGCGGCGCAGATCGGGTGGGCGGAATAGGTCCAGCCATGACCGATTGCGCCAAGCTGATCGGAGCCCTGCACCAGCACCTGCCACATCTTGGTCGAGACGATAGTGCCGGAAAGCGGAGCATAGGCTGAGGTGAGGCCTTTGGCGATGGTGATCAGGTCCGGCTTCATGCCGTAGTGATCCGAACCGAACATCGTGCCCAGACGGCCGAAGCCGGTGACGACCTCGTCGGCGAGAAGCAGGACGTCGTATTTGTCGAGCACTGCCTGGATTTTCTGCCAATAGCCTTTAGGGGGCGGAACGATGCCGCCGGTGCCGAGGATCGGTTCGCCAACGAAGGCGGCGATGGTATCTGGCCCCTCGGTTAGAATCATCTCCTCCAGTCTGTCGGCGCAATATTGCGAGAATTGCTCCTCACTCATCGACCGATCGGGCCGGCGGAAATAATAGGGCGCTTCGGTGTGGAGGATCGGGGCGCGCGGCAGATCGAAGGCATTGTGAAAAAGCGCAAGACCGGTGAGGCTGCCGGTCATGACGCCGGAGCCGTGATAACCGCGCCAGCGCGAGATGATCTTCTTCTTTTCCGGCCGGCCGAGAATGTTGTTGAAGTACCAGATCAGCTTGATGTTGGTCTCGTTGGCGTCCGAGCCGGAGAGGCCGAAATAGACGCGGCTCATGCCGGCGGGTGCGCGGTCGATAATCATTTTCGCAAGCGTAATCGACGCTTCCGTGCCGTGGCCGACATAGGCATGGTAATAGGCGAGGTTCTTCGCCTGTTCCGCAATAGCGTCAGCGATCTCCTGGCGGCCGTAGCCGACATTGACGCAATAAAGTCCGGCAAAGGCGTCGAGGCTTTTGCGGCCGCTCGTGTCTGTGATGTAGACGCCTTCGCCCCCGGCGACGACGCGCGTCGGTGTCTCACCGCGGGCGTGCGTGCCCATGTGGGTCGAGGGATGAAAAAAGTGGTCGCGGTCCCAGGCGGTGAGTTCGTTGCTTTTGTCGAGCATGTCCTATCCTCTTTTGAAACGGGCGCTCAGGCGGCAGTGTCGATGCAGAGATATTTGAGCTCGGTGAAAGCCTCGAGCCCGTGACGTGAGCCTTCACGGCCGAGACCGGACTGCTTCCAGCCGCCGAATGGGATGGGGCCACCGGTGATCTTCACGCGATTGATCGCCACCATGCCATATTCCAGCGCGCGGCCGAGGCGCATCTGGCGCGCGCCATTCTCGGTGACGACATAAGCAACGAGGCCATATTCGGTATCGTTGGCACGGCCGACGACCTCTTCTTCCGTGCCGAAGGTGGCAAGCGCCGCCACAGGCCCGAAGGTCTCCTCGCGCATGATCAGAGCATCCGCTGGCACATCCGTCAAAAGCGTCGGCTGATAAAAGAGCGGGCCGGCCTCATGGCGGCTGCCGCCGACAACGAGCCGCGCGCCACGCGCCAAGGCGTCGGCGACCTGGTCCTCGACCTTGCCAACGGCGCGTTCATGCATGAGCGGCCCGATCTCGCTTCCACCCTCGATCCCTGCGCCGACCTTCAGCTCGCCGATGCGAGCGGCAAAAGCCTTGGCGAAGGCATCGGAGATGCGCCGCTGGACGAAGATGCGGTTGGCGGCAAGGCAATCCTGGCCCGATGTGGCAAATTTGGCGTCGATGGCAATATCGACTGCTTTTTCGATATCGGCATCGTCGAAGACAATCAGTGGAGCGTGGCCGCCGAGCTCCATTACCAGCCGTTTCATGGTCGGCGCGCATTGGGCGGCGATCAGACGGCCCACCTCGGTCGAACCAGTAAAGCTCATGGCGCGCAGACGGCTGTCGCTGCACATCTGTCCGACGATCGTCGCGGCATGGCCGGTCACCACATTGAAGACGCCGGCGGGAATGCCGGCCCTCTCGCCGAGCTCGGCAAGCGCGAGGGCCGAAAGCGGTGTTTCCGAGGAGGGGTGGGCGACGACCGTGCAGCCGGCGGCAAGTGCTGCGGCCGCCTTGCGGGTGAGCATGGCAGAAGGGAAATTCCACGGCGTAACGACGCCGATAACTCCGAGCGGCTCGCGCCGGACGATCATTTCCGCACCCGCCAGATGGCTGGTGACGCTTTCGACGTTCAGGCGTTTGCCTTCTTCGGCATACCACTCGATGAAGGAGGCGGCGTAGTCGATCTCACCACGCGCTTCGGCAAGCGGCTTGCCCTGTTCGAGCGTCATGATCAGCGCCAGATCTTCTTTCGCGGCGAGCATCAGCGCGTGCCATCTCCGCAGGATCGCTGCGCGGTGCTGCGGCAGCATCGCGCGCCACTCCGCAAAGGCCCCTGATGCCGCATCGATCGCCATTGCCGTCTCCTCCGCACCGAGGCTTGCAACCCAGGCCAGCCTTGCCGATGAGGCCGGATCGGTCACGGCGAAACTCTTGCCTGTCTCTCCGGCAATCCAGCGCCCGCCGACATAGGCGAGATCGCGCAGGAGATGACGGTCGGCGAACCGCGACAACGCATCATGATAGGCGGCGCGGGCAAAAACGGCGGTCATGTCCAATCTCCTCGTGGCGTTGACGCAAGTCTTCCACGAGAGCGGGCGAGAGATTGTCCATTGCCGATGGTCGAAACAGACAGACGGTCTAAAGGACGGCCGCCTGCTGGAGAGAATGTCTACGAGGCGCTCTGTTCTTCGCCGGGGGCGGCGAAGGAAGAAACCGGAAGGACGGTGTCCTCCTTTACCGTTTTTGTGACGATGTAAGTGAAGTAGCGGTCGATGCCGAGCTCACGGTCGAGAAGCCCGTCGACGAGCCGCTGATAGGCATCGATATCGGCAGCCAAAATCTTCAGAATATAATCGACGCCGCCGCCGACCGACCAGCAGGCGACGATCTCGGGGGTTGCAACAACAGCGCGCTCGAAGCGTTCGAAATCAGCCTGGCGATGATTGGCGAGTGTCAGTTCCATCATCACGCTGGCGACCGGGGCGATGCGCCGCGGGGCGATCCGGGCATGGTAGCCGGTAATGATCCCCGCCTTTTCAAGCTTGCGCAACCGCATCCAGCACGGCGTCGGCGACAGCCCGGCCTTTTCGGCGAGCGCCAGCTTGGTGATGCGGCCGTCGCGCTGGACGGCGTCGAGAATGCGCAGGTCTATGGCGTCGAGCTTCATGGTGCTTTCTGAAAGAAATCATTTCAAACGCGGTGAAAAGACAATGGAAGCGCATTTTGGCATTGTCAATTGAACTGATTTTCATCAGTGTTAAATCATGACAAATTGGCGCCCCGATCCCTCGCAACTCCGCCGGCCTGCCTATCTCTCGCTCGCCGAGCAGATCGCCAACGCGATTACCGACGGCAAGCTCTCCGATGGCACGCAATTGCCGCCGCATCGCAAGCTGGCGGATGATCTGCATCTTTCCGTGCAGACTGTGAGCCGCGCCTATGACGAGTTGAACCGCCGGGGGCTGATATCGGGCGAGATCGGGCGCGGCAGCTTCGTGCAGACGCGGCCGCGCGAGCCGGAACCGCCTTATCTGCCGGAACGGCTGGGCGAGGTGATCGATCTGTCGATCCTGAAGCCGGTCTGCGAGCAGATCCATCTGGAAAAAATGCGCCAGGCCTTCGGCTGGCTTTCCGAAAACCTGCCTTCCAGCTCGGCCCTGTCATTCCGGCCGAATATGGTGTTCCCGCGTCACCGCGTCGTCGCCACCGAATGGCTGGCGCGCTGCGGGCTCGAGGCGTCGCCGCTGAACATCAGCGTGACGAACGGGGCGACCTCGGGCATGACAGTGGCGCTGATGAGTGTCGCCCCACCCGGTTCGACCTTAGCGACCGAGGCGATCAGCCATCACACGCTAGTGCCGCTCTCCAGCTATCTCGGCCTGCACCTTCAGGGGCTGGCGATTGACGAGGAAGGTATGATCCCCGAGGCGCTTGACGAGGCCTGCCGGACAGGGCCGATCCGGGCTATTTTCCTGCAGCCTTCCGTGATCAATCCGATGGCGGCGCTGATGAGTGCCGAGCGCCGGCAGGCGCTCGCCGCCGTGGCAGCCAAGCATGACATAGCGATCATCGAAAACGATATTCTCGGGCCTATGGTCGAGGACCGCCCGCCGCCGATGGCCGCCTTCGCGCCGGAGCGCACGCTCTATGTCACGAGCTTCACGAAGATCACCGTTCCCGGCCTAAGGATCGGCTATCTCGTTGCGCCCGACCGCTATGTCGCCGCCGTCGCCAACCGGCATCTCGTTTCCAGCTGGATGGCCACACCTGCCATGGCCGAGATCGCCAGCCGCTGGGTCAGCGACGGCACGGCGATGGAACTCGTCAACTGGCAGCGCCGCGCCCTTGTCGGACGCCACGCGATCGCGGCGGAGATGCTGGCCGGCCTGTCCTATCGAACGCACCCGCAAAGCCTGCATGTATGGCTGCCGCTGTCCGGCAGCCATACAGAGGATGGTTTCGTGTCGCAGGCAAGGCTGCGCGGCGTGGCGATCGCGCCGGGCAAATCCTTCCACACCACCGATCACGGCTGGACGCCGGCGGTGCGCATCTCGCTCGGCTCGACGACGGAAGGCGAACTGCGGACAGGACTCGGGATCGTTGCCTCGCTGGCGCAGGGAAATCCGGAGGAACTGCTGCTTGCGATTTGACGCTGCCGCCGCATTTGTCGGCAGGTGCAGAATAATTGTCATGATATTATTTTACGAATTGACATGATTTTCGTAGGCCGTCATCGTTAGGTCATTGCTTGTCTCAACAAGGAGAGACATGAATGCCTGCGCCCATCATTCGCATCGACAACATCGTCAAGAGATACGGTCCGCTGACCGTGCTCGACGGCCTGTCGATGAATGTCATGCCGGGCGAGAAATTGGCGCTGATCGGGCCGTCCGGCTCCGGCAAGACGACGATCCTGCGCATCCTGATGACGCTGGAGACGATCAGCGGCGGCCACATCGAGGTCGACGGCGAGCAGCTCTACCACATGCCTGGTGGCAGCGGGCTGGTGGCGGCCGATGAGCGGCACCTGCATCGCATGCGGGAAAAGATCGGCATGGTCTTCCAGCACTTCAACCTGTTCCCGCATAAATGCGTCCTCGACAACGTCACGCTCGCGCCGATGCTGACCAAGGGCATTAAGCGGCCGCAGGCCGAGAAGCGGGCGATGGAGCTTCTGGATATGGTCGGCCTTGCCGACAAGGCGAAAAGCGTGCCGGCGCAGCTTTCCGGCGGGCAGAAGCAGCGCGTCGCCATTGCCAGGGCGCTGGCGCTGTCGCCGAAGATCATGCTGTTCGACGAGGTGACCTCGGCACTCGACCCGGAGCTGGTCGAGGAGGTGCTGAACGTCATGCGCCGCCTCGCCTCCGAGACTGACATGACGATGCTTCTCGTCACCCACGAAATGGGCTTCGCACATGACTTTGCCGACCGCGTGCTGTTCTTCGATCGCGGCAAGATAGTCGAGGAAGGCAGGCCCGGCGATATTTTCCGCAACCCGACGCAGGAGAGGACGCAGATCTTCCTGCGCAAGATCATCGCGGCAGGGCACCGCGTCTGACGTCAGAGATTGCCCGCAAAACAGAGCGCAAGGAAAGCCAGAGGAGTTGGGAACGATGAAAGCAGGATACCTTTTGAGCGCCGTCAGCCTGTCGGTGCTGCTGGTGACGGCCGGCGGGCAGGCTTACGCCGCCGACGACAAGCTCGAGCAGTTGAAGGAACAGGGCTTTGCCCGCATCGCCATCGCCAACGAGCCGCCGTTCACGGCCGTCGGCGCCGACGGCAAGGTTTCGGGTGCCGCGCCCGATGTGGCGCGGGTAATCTTCGAAAAGCTCGGAGTCAAGGAAGTGGTCGCCTCGATCTCGGAATACGGGGCGATGATTCCCGGCCTGCAGGCCGGCCGACACGACGCGATTACGGCAGGCCTCTTCATGAAGCCGGAACGCTGCAATGCCGTTGCCTATTCCGAACCGATCCTCTGCGACGCCGAAGCCTTTGCTCTCAAGAAGGGCAATCCGCTGAAGCTGACGAGCTACAAGGATATCGCCGACAATCCGAACGCCAAGATCGGCGCGCCGGGCGGCGGCACGGAAGAGAAGCTGGCGCTGGAAGCCGGCGTGCCGCGTGACCGCGTTATCGTGGTTCCGGATGGGCAGAGCGGCATCAAGATGCTGCAGGACGGCCGCATCGACGTCTATTCGCTGCCGGTCCTGTCGATCCACGATCTGATCGCGAAGGCGAAGGATCCGAATCTCGAAACCGTCGCCCCCGTCGTCAATGCGCCGGTCTATTGCGACGGCGCCGCTTTCCGCAAGCAGGATGTCGCGCTGCGTGACGCCTTCGACGTCGAGCTGAAGAAGCTAAAGGAATCGGGCGAATTCGCCAAGATCATCGAGCCCTATGGCTTCTCGGCCAAGGCGGCGATGTCGACGAGCCGCGAAAAGCTCTGCGCCGCAGCCAAGTAACTTGGTGTGAACAGCCGGCCATGCGTTCCACCATGGCCGGTTCGCCTCTCGCACGATCCATAGAGAAGTGAGTTGCCGATGTCGGTGTGGTCCGGCTATCTGACGCTGATTCTTCAGGGCGCCCTGGTGACGCTCGAGCTAACGATCATGGGCTCGGCGCTGGCACTCGTCATGGCCTTCCTGGCCGGCCTCGGCCGCCTGTCGCGCTTCTTTGCCCTCCGGGCTCTGGCGACCGCCTATATCGAATTCTTTCGCGGCACCTCGATCTTCGTCCAGCTCTTCTGGGTCTATTTCGTGCTGCCCTTCGCGGGATTGACGTTGACGCCGCTGCAGGCGGGCGTGCTGGCTCTCGGTCTGAATGTCGGCGCTTACGGAGCGGAAGTGGTGCGTGGCGCCGTCAAGGCGGTCGGGCGCGAACAGTCGGAAGCCTGCATCGCGCTCAACCTGTCGCGCTACCAGCGCATGCGCCACGTCATCCTGCCGCAGGCGCTGCCGCTGATGCTGCCGACCTTCTGCAACAACGCGATCGAGCTCTTGAAGGGCACGGCCGTCGTGTCGCTGATCTCGCTGACGGACATGACCTTCCAGGCGCAGGTGGTGCGGGCGCAGACGGGCAATACGCTCGTGCCTTTTGCGGCGATCCTCATCCTCTATTTCCTCATGGCCTCCGCCATTTCGGCGGCGATGCGCCTGCTGGAGCGGCGGATGACACGCGGCCTCGACGGCATGAGGACCTGATCATATGGAATGGGATTGGGATTTCGTCTGGCAGATCATGCCGACCCTTCTCGAAGGGTTTAAGATCACCATTCTTGCCACCATCCTCGGCGCTGCGGTCGCCATGGTCGTCGGGCTGGCGCTCGCCATCGCGCGGCGATCCCCGGTCGCCGCCATTTCCCGGGCGGTCGGCTTCGTCTCGGAATTCATTCGCGGGACGCCGCTGCTGGTACAGCTCTACTTCATCTTCTACGTGCTGCCCGATATCGGCATCCGGCTGTCACCGCTCACCGCCGGTGTCATCGGCATCGGCATTCACTACGCGACCTATACGGCGGAGGTCTATCGCGCCGGCATCGAGAACGTCTCGCGCGGACAATGGGAAGCGGCCAAGGCCACCAATCTGACGACGCGCCAGGCTTGGATCCACGTAATCTTGCCGCAGGCGATCCCGCCGATGATCCCGGCGCTCGCCAATTATTTCATCGCCATGTTCAAGGAAACGCCGCTGCTATCGGCGATCACCGTGCTCGAGTTGATGAACCAGGCCAAAAGCATCGCCAACAGCAACTATCGCTATATCGAACCGATGACGCTCGTCGGCATCTTCTTCCTCGTCATCAGCCTGGTCTCGGTCGTCGGATTGCGCAGGCTCGAGGAACGCTATGCTAGGATGGATGATTGATATGACCGCAGGAATCGAGATCATTCCCGCCGGCCGACTGCCACGACTTGACGAACGGCCGCTGGAAAAGCG
Coding sequences within it:
- a CDS encoding PLP-dependent aminotransferase family protein — translated: MTNWRPDPSQLRRPAYLSLAEQIANAITDGKLSDGTQLPPHRKLADDLHLSVQTVSRAYDELNRRGLISGEIGRGSFVQTRPREPEPPYLPERLGEVIDLSILKPVCEQIHLEKMRQAFGWLSENLPSSSALSFRPNMVFPRHRVVATEWLARCGLEASPLNISVTNGATSGMTVALMSVAPPGSTLATEAISHHTLVPLSSYLGLHLQGLAIDEEGMIPEALDEACRTGPIRAIFLQPSVINPMAALMSAERRQALAAVAAKHDIAIIENDILGPMVEDRPPPMAAFAPERTLYVTSFTKITVPGLRIGYLVAPDRYVAAVANRHLVSSWMATPAMAEIASRWVSDGTAMELVNWQRRALVGRHAIAAEMLAGLSYRTHPQSLHVWLPLSGSHTEDGFVSQARLRGVAIAPGKSFHTTDHGWTPAVRISLGSTTEGELRTGLGIVASLAQGNPEELLLAI
- the ehuC gene encoding ectoine/hydroxyectoine ABC transporter permease subunit EhuC — translated: MSVWSGYLTLILQGALVTLELTIMGSALALVMAFLAGLGRLSRFFALRALATAYIEFFRGTSIFVQLFWVYFVLPFAGLTLTPLQAGVLALGLNVGAYGAEVVRGAVKAVGREQSEACIALNLSRYQRMRHVILPQALPLMLPTFCNNAIELLKGTAVVSLISLTDMTFQAQVVRAQTGNTLVPFAAILILYFLMASAISAAMRLLERRMTRGLDGMRT
- the ehuB gene encoding ectoine/hydroxyectoine ABC transporter substrate-binding protein EhuB, encoding MKAGYLLSAVSLSVLLVTAGGQAYAADDKLEQLKEQGFARIAIANEPPFTAVGADGKVSGAAPDVARVIFEKLGVKEVVASISEYGAMIPGLQAGRHDAITAGLFMKPERCNAVAYSEPILCDAEAFALKKGNPLKLTSYKDIADNPNAKIGAPGGGTEEKLALEAGVPRDRVIVVPDGQSGIKMLQDGRIDVYSLPVLSIHDLIAKAKDPNLETVAPVVNAPVYCDGAAFRKQDVALRDAFDVELKKLKESGEFAKIIEPYGFSAKAAMSTSREKLCAAAK
- a CDS encoding aspartate aminotransferase family protein, coding for MLDKSNELTAWDRDHFFHPSTHMGTHARGETPTRVVAGGEGVYITDTSGRKSLDAFAGLYCVNVGYGRQEIADAIAEQAKNLAYYHAYVGHGTEASITLAKMIIDRAPAGMSRVYFGLSGSDANETNIKLIWYFNNILGRPEKKKIISRWRGYHGSGVMTGSLTGLALFHNAFDLPRAPILHTEAPYYFRRPDRSMSEEQFSQYCADRLEEMILTEGPDTIAAFVGEPILGTGGIVPPPKGYWQKIQAVLDKYDVLLLADEVVTGFGRLGTMFGSDHYGMKPDLITIAKGLTSAYAPLSGTIVSTKMWQVLVQGSDQLGAIGHGWTYSAHPICAAAGIANLELIDELGIVENAGKTGSYFRSQLQEAVGSHRNVGEVRGDGLMAAIEFVEDRDDRKFFDAGRKIGPQVASALLDRGVIGRAMPQGDILGFAPPLCLTREEADVVVKAAADAIKSVFKTI
- a CDS encoding DUF4112 domain-containing protein; this encodes MPVSNTTRYPTSAELVRIRRAAAVARLMDTAVRLPFGVRIGADSVLGLIPAVGDVAGSLIGLFIIDEARRLGLPAHKLARMAVNLGVDAACGTVPLVGDLFDVYFKSHRRNVGIILEHFGISEDELNRHI
- a CDS encoding Gfo/Idh/MocA family protein gives rise to the protein MRLIILGTGGWANTHAMNFSEIAGVKIVAAVDTDEVRLRAFALRHGIPLTFTSLDDALAWGEFDAVTNVTPDRAHYSTTMKILGAGKHVLCEKPLAVNYREAKEMADAAAASGKVTMVNLTYRNVAPLQAARRMVLDGRLGAIRHFEASYLQSWLVSKAWGDWTKESQWLWRLSTKHGSNGVLGDVGIHILDFAVFAAGSDVKAAASHLKVFDKSPGNRIGEYDLDANDSFLMMAELENGAAGVIHATRWATGHLNELRLRLHGDKGALEVVHTPEGSTLRVCEGADADKAIWRKIEVEPVITNFERFANAVQKGEPDEPGFGHAAKLQFVLDHAVKTAGALTEL
- the ehuA gene encoding ectoine/hydroxyectoine ABC transporter ATP-binding protein EhuA codes for the protein MPAPIIRIDNIVKRYGPLTVLDGLSMNVMPGEKLALIGPSGSGKTTILRILMTLETISGGHIEVDGEQLYHMPGGSGLVAADERHLHRMREKIGMVFQHFNLFPHKCVLDNVTLAPMLTKGIKRPQAEKRAMELLDMVGLADKAKSVPAQLSGGQKQRVAIARALALSPKIMLFDEVTSALDPELVEEVLNVMRRLASETDMTMLLVTHEMGFAHDFADRVLFFDRGKIVEEGRPGDIFRNPTQERTQIFLRKIIAAGHRV
- a CDS encoding alcohol dehydrogenase family protein translates to MTIPEKMAAVLLTGHGGLEKLVYDRDVPVPKPAQGEVLIRVTACGMNNTDVWVREGAYGTEDDPSAVSTWRRQGNTLTFPRIQGTDTVGHIVGVGAGVEPGRIGERVMVDFSIYNRDDDSLADIDYMGHGRDGGYAEYMALPAENAHVVATDLSEVELATFCCAYLTGERMLERARLVAGERVLVTGASGGVGSAIIQLARARGAIPIAVAGPGKEAAMIDVGAEAVVTRGKGDLVEAVHSAGRGQPIDVVADLVGGPLFNDLLKVLRPEGRYTTAGAIAGPVVQLDLRTMYLKQLELHGSSQGSRADFRRLIGYIESRKIRPLVGGVYPLSDFHRAQTEFMAKNFVGKLVVVPDEG
- a CDS encoding NAD-dependent succinate-semialdehyde dehydrogenase — translated: MTAVFARAAYHDALSRFADRHLLRDLAYVGGRWIAGETGKSFAVTDPASSARLAWVASLGAEETAMAIDAASGAFAEWRAMLPQHRAAILRRWHALMLAAKEDLALIMTLEQGKPLAEARGEIDYAASFIEWYAEEGKRLNVESVTSHLAGAEMIVRREPLGVIGVVTPWNFPSAMLTRKAAAALAAGCTVVAHPSSETPLSALALAELGERAGIPAGVFNVVTGHAATIVGQMCSDSRLRAMSFTGSTEVGRLIAAQCAPTMKRLVMELGGHAPLIVFDDADIEKAVDIAIDAKFATSGQDCLAANRIFVQRRISDAFAKAFAARIGELKVGAGIEGGSEIGPLMHERAVGKVEDQVADALARGARLVVGGSRHEAGPLFYQPTLLTDVPADALIMREETFGPVAALATFGTEEEVVGRANDTEYGLVAYVVTENGARQMRLGRALEYGMVAINRVKITGGPIPFGGWKQSGLGREGSRHGLEAFTELKYLCIDTAA
- a CDS encoding Lrp/AsnC family transcriptional regulator produces the protein MKLDAIDLRILDAVQRDGRITKLALAEKAGLSPTPCWMRLRKLEKAGIITGYHARIAPRRIAPVASVMMELTLANHRQADFERFERAVVATPEIVACWSVGGGVDYILKILAADIDAYQRLVDGLLDRELGIDRYFTYIVTKTVKEDTVLPVSSFAAPGEEQSAS
- the ehuD gene encoding ectoine/hydroxyectoine ABC transporter permease subunit EhuD, which produces MEWDWDFVWQIMPTLLEGFKITILATILGAAVAMVVGLALAIARRSPVAAISRAVGFVSEFIRGTPLLVQLYFIFYVLPDIGIRLSPLTAGVIGIGIHYATYTAEVYRAGIENVSRGQWEAAKATNLTTRQAWIHVILPQAIPPMIPALANYFIAMFKETPLLSAITVLELMNQAKSIANSNYRYIEPMTLVGIFFLVISLVSVVGLRRLEERYARMDD